One genomic region from Athalia rosae chromosome 3, iyAthRosa1.1, whole genome shotgun sequence encodes:
- the LOC105685523 gene encoding coiled-coil domain-containing protein 137 — protein sequence MGRKIPGKKHRGVKDPLKQQAKRLSELTTKINAPPRDKDEQAIPKSLEKVIKLKEKVKDGKVTKKKSKNKKKKNQLIVMGEYNPKLPHPNSKPEKVIPVFSQNPNESGRAFLNRVNSETQAFINETVFENKYGVEVKRNAATGNIEGLTKKPKDEIDELMRLKMKHQNTKKKKKKITEPVIKLTKAQKKKQKLEMKKARKLQDDVDEFKIFKEKVEFGDVVHAPPEFTTRPHKADASTTERPGRRNLLLDSFFKSKNNATENVSSGNTVDRSGKRKDLPVGERRQLEARQKEAISAYRMLKLKNNPPSL from the exons ATGGGACGCAAGATTCCTGGTAAAAAGCATAGAGGAGTGAAAGACCCTCTGAAGCAGCAAGCAAAGCGTCTGTCCGA GCTAACTACCAAGATAAATGCACCCCCTCGCGACAAAGATGAACAGGCGATTCcaaaaagtttggaaaaggTAATCAAACTAAAGGAGAAAGTAAAGGATggaaaagtaacaaaaaaaaaatcaaaaaataaaaagaaaaaaaatcagctcaTTGTAATGGGCGAGTATAATCCTAAATTGCCTCATCCTAATTCGAAACCCGAAAAAGTGATCCCAGTATTTTCCCAAAATCCAAACGAAAGCGGACGAGCATTTCTCAATAGAGTTAACTCTGAGACACAAGCTTTCATAAACGAAActgtgtttgaaaataaatacggTGTTGAAGTCAAACGGAATGCAGCTACAGGGAATATCGAAGGATTGACAAAGAAACCCAAGGACGAAATTGATGAGCTCAtgagattgaaaatgaaacaccaaaatacaaaaaagaaaaagaaaaagataactGAACCAGTAATCAAGTTAACTAAGgctcagaaaaaaaagcagaaactGGAGATGAAGAAGGCAAGGAAACTACAGGACGATGTGgatgaatttaaaatattcaagGAAAAAGTGGAGTTTGGGGATGTAGTCCACGCACCACCAGAGTTTACAACGAGGCCTCATAAAGCTGATGCTTCTACAACTGAGCGG CCCGGTCGGCGGAATTTATTACTTGACTCGTTTTTCAAGAGCAAAAACAATGCTACGGAAAATGTTTCAAGTGGTAACACAGTTGATAGATCAGGGAAACGTAAGGATCTACCAGTAGGGGAAAGGAGACAGTTGGAAGCACGACAAAAGGAAGCTATATCTGCTTATCGAATGCTTAAGCTCAAAAACAATCCACCTAGTTTATGA
- the LOC105685524 gene encoding BLOC-1-related complex subunit 5 produces MGSEQSSHSVGLPGSDNDRTRTAQLRRGKSVPNREGLPEDTPPRCTSPGPSICSDSDLPYISYTVNRPIGDSPKMTNKQTQLQRGKSLGTQELSKKKSSLSAIGHRKTLSDKAHNIVVVKPAVSEPSADKDVDLVKLQNIPMFLPIMRGTLNLPPGVRDPEVLERLDPIGLFNLCARYQHHLNTNAQMVAAEQSALCTNIDAEVTKILSIAVERQKKFSKFAEQLNKVHDLSRQLNKCHMQLNQTLESLETLNNLLPVDERLEPFVWTTG; encoded by the coding sequence ATGGGATCCGAGCAGAGTTCTCACAGCGTAGGATTGCCAGGCTCAGATAATGACAGAACACGAACGGCTCAACTCAGACGAGGGAAAAGTGTTCCCAATCGTGAAGGACTTCCAGAGGATACACCACCAAGATGTACCAGTCCCGGTCCCAGCATTTGCTCCGACTCGGACCTGCCCTATATATCCTATACTGTGAATCGACCGATAGGCGATTCTCCAAAGATGACAAATAAACAGACTCAGTTGCAGAGGGGAAAAAGCCTCGGAACACAGGAATTGTCAAAGAAGAAATCTAGTCTTAGTGCCATTGGACACAGAAAGACTTTGTCGGATAAAGCGCACAACATTGTTGTTGTAAAACCCGCTGTTTCTGAACCAAGCGCAGACAAGGATGTCGATTTAGTGAAGTTACAGAATATACCAATGTTTTTACCTATCATGAGAGGCACTTTGAATCTGCCACCTGGTGTGAGGGATCCCGAGGTTTTAGAAAGACTCGACCCTATTGGATTATTTAATCTATGCGCAAGATACCAGCATCATTTGAATACAAATGCACAAATGGTGGCAGCGGAACAATCTGCATTGTGTACGAACATCGATGCAGAAGTTACTAAAATTTTGAGCATAGCTGTTGAAagacaaaagaaattttctaagtttgcTGAACAGTTAAATAAGGTACACGATCTTAGCAGACAGTTGAATAAGTGCCACATGCAACTTAATCAAACTTTAGAGAGCTTAGAAACGCTTAATAATTTATTGCCTGTTGATGAACGATTAGAGCCATTTGTATGGACAACTGGATAA